A stretch of Leptospira andrefontaineae DNA encodes these proteins:
- a CDS encoding alpha/beta hydrolase family protein produces the protein MTTKTKFNSGDSFCTSWLTLPSGKKPFPTIILVHGGGATHDMKLEQYEREFSDAGYAVLSFDFRHLGESGGNPRQYMNISRYLEDIDSAIRFVKENPELDSSKIALWGTSLGSSHVVVSASKHPELGAAIVQCPVLQGRAPALKSGFVNLLRLTFPILSDTFRSFFELPRRYVPIVGLPGNKAFVTVPGALEGWKSVMPEGYKFDNRVTAGSAIDMLFYDAYKYAKKVKCPLLVCVSDKETLMDPEIAIKCANDAPLGKVIHYPADHFEVYHSPLFERLIRDQIKFLDQYMK, from the coding sequence ATGACAACCAAAACAAAGTTTAATTCTGGAGACAGCTTCTGCACCTCCTGGCTCACACTTCCCTCAGGCAAAAAACCATTTCCAACAATTATCCTAGTACATGGAGGAGGAGCGACCCATGATATGAAGTTGGAACAGTATGAACGGGAATTTTCAGATGCAGGATACGCAGTCCTTTCTTTCGATTTCAGACATTTAGGAGAATCAGGAGGAAATCCAAGACAATACATGAATATTTCTCGGTATCTAGAGGATATAGATTCCGCAATCCGATTCGTGAAAGAAAATCCTGAATTGGATTCTTCAAAAATCGCGTTATGGGGAACTTCCTTAGGTTCCAGTCATGTTGTGGTTTCCGCTTCCAAACATCCTGAATTAGGGGCAGCAATCGTACAATGTCCCGTGCTACAAGGAAGAGCGCCCGCTCTTAAATCAGGATTCGTAAATCTGCTTCGTTTAACTTTTCCGATCCTATCCGATACTTTCCGCTCCTTCTTTGAGTTACCAAGAAGATACGTTCCAATTGTAGGACTTCCTGGAAATAAAGCATTCGTCACCGTTCCCGGCGCATTAGAAGGATGGAAATCGGTCATGCCGGAAGGATATAAGTTTGATAATAGAGTTACGGCAGGCTCTGCAATCGATATGTTATTTTACGACGCTTATAAATATGCAAAAAAAGTAAAATGCCCTTTACTTGTATGCGTTAGCGACAAGGAAACCTTAATGGATCCAGAAATCGCAATAAAATGCGCGAATGATGCGCCGTTAGGAAAAGTTATCCATTATCCCGCGGATCATTTTGAGGTGTATCATTCACCTTTATTCGAAAGATTAATTCGCGATCAGATCAAATTCTTGGATCAATATATGAAATAA
- a CDS encoding HAD family hydrolase: MRSPLFVFDLMDTLIQDPFHLALKELLPREHWEDFKNGREKQAFLDFEMGRIEEEDFFQRFYLDSHKDKGLPHPKDLKEKMFSKINPISETLEIVKSLKAKGFSVILASNYSIWYKEVMKFQEIGELLHSLDALYFSCEMGVRKPAQEYYQWIETDFPGKDYVFIDDNPTNVEVAGYMNWNAFKFNPKKPGELKEFLTEQYPNCL, from the coding sequence ATGAGATCTCCTCTTTTTGTATTCGATCTAATGGATACCCTGATCCAGGACCCATTCCATCTGGCCTTAAAAGAACTTTTGCCCAGAGAACATTGGGAAGATTTTAAGAACGGTCGGGAAAAGCAAGCCTTCTTAGATTTCGAAATGGGAAGAATCGAAGAAGAGGATTTTTTCCAGAGATTTTATTTGGATTCTCATAAGGATAAGGGACTTCCTCATCCTAAGGATCTGAAAGAAAAGATGTTTTCCAAGATCAATCCTATTTCCGAAACTTTGGAGATCGTAAAAAGCCTGAAGGCAAAAGGTTTTTCAGTGATCCTTGCCAGCAATTATTCGATCTGGTACAAAGAAGTTATGAAATTCCAAGAGATAGGAGAACTTCTTCATTCTCTGGACGCCTTGTATTTTTCCTGCGAGATGGGTGTTAGAAAACCTGCCCAAGAATATTACCAATGGATAGAAACTGATTTTCCCGGAAAAGATTATGTGTTCATTGATGATAATCCAACCAATGTGGAAGTCGCGGGTTATATGAATTGGAATGCTTTTAAGTTTAATCCTAAAAAACCGGGAGAGCTGAAGGAATTCCTTACAGAGCAGTACCCCAATTGTCTTTGA
- the nadE gene encoding NAD(+) synthase, with translation MSVYRCTAVSLKTTALDFKGNREKILAAIQANENSSLILFPELCISGYGCEDTFYFPWVWEQSWRSLLEIAKATSGKTVIVGLPFFQSPYLFNVTAILQNGKILGLVPKQNLAQTGVHYENRWFTKGEESRNYAITPDGSELPFGSLLFESADFNFGIEICEDSWVQTRPGQYLVEAGADLILSPGASHFALGKQEIRKKMFSESSRNSSTAILYANLDGNESGRLIFEGGCMGIVDGNVKQEGPKLHFTDFESTHLDLDSTELRSNRARNFRSSGTREFRSRGKGLQRIEILPLKAQKNFDNSVQVSKSDLFQDFTRATSLGLFDYLIKSKTKGYTLSLSGGADSAACALLIKAGILFSGKELGPKYLESLGLDPKNLLFTLFQGTENNSEHTKNSAKQLSEELGFTHAEITVDSEVKSMLEKISSVKGLIPNWKDHNLALQNIQARVRSPLIWLLANLNGHLLLSTGNRSEASVGYTTMDGDSSGSVAPLTGVSKEFVLSWLKNVHEGKDIILPKINALEGILNSKPTAELKPLSEKQEDEKDLMPYPLLQKLERNFVFLGKSPDNLLESQEWSDAKEAEEGKKKFLKLFSASQWKRERLPPSFHLDEYGLDPKSSFRFPILSEISF, from the coding sequence ATGTCCGTCTACCGTTGTACAGCAGTAAGTTTAAAAACAACCGCCTTAGATTTTAAGGGGAATCGAGAAAAGATCCTGGCAGCTATCCAGGCTAACGAAAACTCTTCTCTCATCCTTTTTCCGGAACTCTGTATTTCCGGTTACGGTTGCGAGGACACTTTTTATTTTCCTTGGGTTTGGGAACAATCTTGGAGAAGCCTTTTAGAGATCGCAAAAGCCACCTCGGGCAAAACAGTAATTGTTGGACTTCCATTCTTCCAAAGTCCTTATCTATTTAACGTGACCGCTATTTTGCAGAATGGAAAAATACTTGGACTCGTCCCAAAACAAAACCTGGCTCAAACAGGTGTACATTACGAAAATAGATGGTTCACAAAAGGAGAAGAATCCAGAAATTACGCGATCACTCCTGATGGATCGGAACTTCCTTTTGGCTCCTTACTTTTTGAAAGTGCAGATTTCAATTTTGGAATAGAGATCTGCGAGGATTCCTGGGTCCAAACAAGACCTGGCCAATATCTGGTAGAAGCAGGAGCAGATCTCATCCTTTCTCCCGGGGCTTCTCACTTTGCTTTGGGAAAACAAGAGATCCGTAAAAAGATGTTCTCAGAGTCTTCTCGTAATTCCTCCACCGCAATTCTTTATGCAAACTTAGATGGAAATGAATCAGGCCGTTTGATCTTCGAAGGCGGATGTATGGGGATCGTGGATGGAAATGTAAAACAAGAAGGTCCCAAACTCCATTTTACTGATTTTGAAAGTACCCATTTGGATCTGGATTCCACAGAACTTAGATCCAATCGTGCAAGAAATTTTAGATCATCCGGTACAAGAGAATTTAGATCCAGAGGAAAAGGACTTCAAAGAATAGAAATACTTCCTCTAAAGGCCCAAAAGAATTTTGATAATTCAGTCCAAGTTTCCAAGTCGGACCTATTCCAAGATTTTACAAGAGCCACTTCTCTTGGATTATTTGATTATCTGATCAAATCCAAAACAAAAGGTTATACATTATCTCTTTCAGGCGGAGCGGATAGCGCTGCCTGCGCACTTCTTATAAAAGCAGGAATTCTATTTTCTGGGAAAGAACTAGGACCTAAGTATTTGGAATCCTTAGGATTAGATCCTAAAAATCTACTCTTCACACTTTTTCAGGGAACGGAAAACAATTCGGAACATACCAAAAATTCAGCAAAACAACTTTCGGAAGAATTAGGTTTTACCCACGCAGAGATCACAGTAGATTCTGAAGTTAAATCCATGTTGGAAAAAATTTCTTCAGTGAAAGGTCTTATTCCTAACTGGAAAGATCATAATCTTGCACTCCAAAATATACAAGCCAGGGTCAGATCACCTCTTATCTGGTTACTTGCAAACTTGAATGGACATCTTCTCCTTTCTACAGGAAACAGAAGCGAAGCAAGTGTAGGATATACAACAATGGACGGGGATTCTTCGGGTTCCGTTGCCCCACTCACAGGTGTAAGCAAAGAATTCGTACTTTCTTGGCTAAAGAATGTGCATGAAGGAAAGGATATCATACTTCCTAAGATAAATGCGCTCGAAGGAATTTTGAATTCGAAACCTACTGCAGAACTAAAACCACTTTCTGAAAAACAGGAAGATGAGAAGGACCTGATGCCTTATCCTCTTCTCCAAAAATTAGAAAGGAATTTTGTATTCTTAGGAAAATCTCCGGACAATCTTTTAGAGTCCCAAGAATGGTCCGACGCAAAAGAAGCAGAAGAAGGCAAAAAGAAATTTTTGAAATTATTCTCCGCAAGCCAATGGAAAAGAGAAAGGCTCCCACCTTCTTTTCATTTGGATGAATACGGTTTGGATCCTAAATCCAGTTTCCGTTTTCCAATCCTAAGCGAGATCTCTTTTTAG
- a CDS encoding flagellar filament outer layer protein FlaA → MIRTLLFCFCLSLWILPKPTWAPPVKRDQDEASKVLQLEKVLVDWKHYNLFLVDSFEGERPWEVYRGVSFLNRIDYVSQVPDSQAFLKERELYKASPKEEYRSMMVQTFFENPKHEHLEIRPKEPIRLPIGIPTRVFFWAYSNNHNVVLELVFHQKKSKEIVLELGDLKFDGWKRIETQIAVPAKNIRLNQSLRFPLELVSIRIKPNPFQPKGEFYFYMDRLGILIDSREESYPGAEVKDNWGTAL, encoded by the coding sequence GTGATCCGGACCCTTCTATTCTGTTTTTGCCTAAGTTTATGGATCCTTCCTAAACCGACCTGGGCACCTCCAGTCAAAAGAGACCAAGACGAGGCGAGCAAAGTCCTTCAATTAGAAAAAGTACTAGTCGATTGGAAGCATTACAATCTTTTTCTAGTAGATTCATTCGAAGGAGAAAGACCCTGGGAAGTTTATAGAGGAGTTTCCTTTTTAAATAGGATAGACTATGTTTCTCAAGTACCCGACTCACAGGCATTCCTAAAGGAAAGGGAATTATACAAAGCCTCTCCTAAAGAAGAATACAGATCCATGATGGTCCAAACATTCTTCGAAAATCCAAAACATGAACATTTAGAGATCAGACCCAAGGAACCGATCCGACTACCGATTGGAATTCCAACAAGAGTGTTTTTCTGGGCATATTCCAATAATCATAACGTGGTTCTAGAGTTGGTATTCCATCAGAAAAAATCCAAAGAGATCGTTCTGGAATTAGGGGATCTAAAGTTTGATGGTTGGAAAAGAATAGAGACCCAAATTGCTGTGCCTGCAAAAAATATCAGACTGAATCAATCCCTTCGTTTTCCTTTGGAACTGGTTTCTATCCGGATCAAACCGAATCCGTTTCAACCCAAAGGTGAATTTTATTTTTATATGGATCGTTTAGGGATACTCATAGATAGCAGAGAAGAATCTTATCCTGGCGCAGAGGTCAAAGACAATTGGGGTACTGCTCTGTAA
- a CDS encoding 3-deoxy-D-manno-octulosonic acid transferase — MLITYRILTILLWPWIFVFSLLIPGAKNFLKTRKEDKRKILSYPFAPKAQKVVWLHAASVGELDQCKAVALVYKKKEPETFILQSVFSDSVRDSSLEAFPADLKFRLPLDFPWSYDFILDKFSPQVLICMAWDRWPNLLLAAKRRRIQTILASAVITVPKGFLKRKFYKAAFSLFDKILTSHSSGEEKFKELLGEKKNIKTLGDSRFDSVIQKIETSQREFKRPKNYPFSQVFLLASTYEPCEKLLLPLLQEPSLKNTSFWIFPHKTDPTRITQLESEIKSFTSDYTLYSRTEFNSISSRVILFDVLGILAHAYRAADFAYIGGALHNRVHNVLEPAYFGLPLLSGPRITHAPEAIELNHRGGLFIIRTKEEVLEILQLSSERKEAIRFSNRQFVETGRGAAERIYSEIVSHAETQRRRGF, encoded by the coding sequence ATGCTAATAACGTATCGGATTTTGACGATCCTTCTTTGGCCCTGGATTTTCGTTTTCTCACTACTCATTCCGGGAGCTAAAAATTTTCTAAAAACCAGAAAGGAAGATAAACGAAAAATACTCTCCTACCCTTTTGCACCTAAAGCACAAAAAGTAGTCTGGTTGCATGCAGCATCCGTCGGAGAACTGGACCAATGTAAGGCCGTTGCTTTGGTATATAAGAAGAAGGAGCCGGAAACTTTTATTCTACAAAGTGTATTCTCAGATTCAGTCAGAGATTCTAGTCTCGAGGCATTTCCAGCCGATCTAAAATTTCGTCTTCCTTTGGATTTTCCTTGGAGTTATGATTTTATCTTAGATAAATTTTCTCCCCAAGTTTTAATATGTATGGCCTGGGATCGTTGGCCCAATTTACTTTTGGCTGCTAAAAGAAGAAGGATCCAAACTATCCTAGCCTCCGCTGTTATCACTGTCCCGAAAGGATTTCTAAAAAGAAAATTTTACAAGGCAGCATTTTCTTTATTCGATAAAATTTTAACTTCTCATTCTTCCGGAGAAGAGAAATTTAAAGAATTACTCGGAGAGAAAAAAAACATAAAGACCCTAGGAGATTCCAGATTTGATTCTGTGATCCAAAAAATAGAAACAAGCCAAAGAGAATTTAAAAGACCAAAAAATTATCCATTCTCTCAAGTGTTTCTACTCGCTTCTACATATGAACCTTGTGAAAAATTACTTCTTCCTCTTCTGCAAGAACCTTCTCTCAAAAATACATCCTTCTGGATCTTCCCCCATAAAACAGATCCAACAAGGATCACTCAGTTAGAATCCGAGATCAAATCATTCACCTCGGATTATACTCTATACTCTCGCACTGAGTTTAATTCTATTTCTTCCAGAGTGATCTTATTCGATGTGCTTGGAATTTTGGCGCACGCATATAGAGCGGCTGATTTTGCATATATAGGTGGAGCATTACATAATAGGGTTCATAATGTTCTGGAGCCTGCTTACTTCGGACTTCCACTTCTAAGCGGCCCGAGGATCACACATGCGCCTGAAGCGATAGAACTGAATCATAGAGGCGGGTTATTCATCATCCGCACAAAAGAAGAAGTTTTAGAAATACTGCAACTAAGCTCGGAAAGAAAAGAGGCTATTCGTTTTTCTAACCGCCAATTTGTGGAAACAGGCAGAGGAGCAGCAGAGAGAATTTATTCTGAGATTGTTAGCCACGCAGAGACGCAGAGACGCAGAGGATTTTAG
- a CDS encoding TetR/AcrR family transcriptional regulator, with product MYVNQVKKMPRPSKFTREQLQSAALEIVDQEGLGALSMRTLASSLGTGAMTIYNYVSDRADLEALLVEAVMLKASWDGSERSDWKEDVRAIALAFWKAARLHPNVIPLILTRRSFSPAFLDPSEALLRALVKSGRSGLDLLVAFRTVSGFSMGIAQAELAGPLSSSQDESSEETISRFLSLPKERYPLLIEIANSAKSSSPEEEFISGLNIILEGLSKD from the coding sequence ATGTACGTAAATCAAGTAAAAAAAATGCCCAGACCTTCTAAATTTACTAGAGAACAATTGCAGTCGGCTGCCTTAGAAATCGTAGACCAGGAGGGGTTAGGGGCCTTGTCTATGAGGACCCTAGCTTCTTCCCTTGGGACCGGAGCAATGACGATTTATAATTATGTTTCAGACCGGGCTGACTTAGAAGCTCTTCTTGTGGAAGCTGTGATGTTGAAGGCTTCTTGGGACGGATCTGAAAGATCAGATTGGAAGGAAGATGTAAGAGCGATTGCCTTAGCATTTTGGAAAGCGGCTCGTTTGCACCCGAATGTAATTCCTTTAATTTTAACCAGAAGAAGTTTTTCTCCAGCATTTTTAGATCCTTCGGAAGCTCTTTTGCGTGCACTTGTAAAAAGTGGAAGATCTGGATTGGATCTGCTTGTGGCGTTTAGAACAGTCTCCGGATTTTCTATGGGAATTGCTCAGGCAGAACTTGCAGGTCCTCTGTCTTCTTCTCAAGATGAAAGTTCTGAAGAAACTATTTCCAGATTCTTATCTTTACCGAAAGAACGTTATCCCCTTCTAATTGAAATTGCAAATTCTGCCAAGTCGAGCAGTCCGGAAGAAGAGTTTATCTCCGGATTGAATATTATTCTAGAAGGGTTGTCTAAGGACTAA